A region of Vespula vulgaris chromosome 1, iyVesVulg1.1, whole genome shotgun sequence DNA encodes the following proteins:
- the LOC127062956 gene encoding serine-rich adhesin for platelets-like isoform X14, translating into MWRIICLITTFLTFGYGFSDPSDNTSEAFPLEYELEIQDSYTFHLFKCEEVGNFPHPLNCKLFYECSLYKHGRYRRFLRKCKIGFVFSTNLGKCTYPQESGRPECSGKGILTTPSRPTKHPSSKITKVPTHRTTTRKNKTHLKTTILPTLPPKIECLAEGFMAHPTDCAKYYVCISRINNTFQVFEMKCKLGTIWDREKEICSHRWKVRNPRCGPYITDEPTTRSTEDVTKATQHSTHKLITEILTSTSIQQTTGLTTGTVTQTSAHSVSTEATVTIPPSSTDARTDKSTEPVTQTTELTPKSMTETITHSSVKPSTILPTSPSTKVITETRSPSSAESSTDLLVGTSTESLTETADVSTSTPVTQKGSSSSEKSSTDRASSTKIDPSSVEPSTKSLTSTSTPVGTLTAKSSTLTTVTEAVTSSSIKPATDLLVGTSTESVTGTSGLSTSTQENETVRPSSVEPSTDLLTSTSTPAGTVTVEHSTLPPVTQTVTSSSDKSSTDLLVGTTTESVSKTSGLSTSTSENETVRPSSIEPSTDLLTSTNVPPSTVTAEHTTRTSEKETTEHTTVDPSTKIIVVTSTIIVTENPQHPTNTTENETVSPSSVEPSTDLLTSTSTPRGSVTVEHSTLPPVTQTVTSSSVKSSTDLPVGPTTETITETTGLSSSTPESETVRPSSREPSTELSTSTNTPRGTVTVEHSTLPPVTQTVTSSSAATSTDLTVGPTTETITKTTGLSSSTPESETVRPSSREPSTELSTSTNTPRGTVTVEHSTLPQVTQTATSSSVKSSTDLLVGTTTESVTGTTGLSSSTSEKETVRSSSVEPSTDLLTSTSTPRGSVTVEHSTLPPVTQTVTSSSVKSSTDLPVGPTTETITETTGLSSSTPESETVRPSSREPSTELSTSTNTPRGTVTVEHSTLPPVTQTVTSSSVKSSTDLLVGTTTESVTGTTGLSSSTSEKETVRPSSVEPSTDLLTSTSTPRGTVTVEHSTLPPVTQTVTSSSVKSSTDLPVGPTTETITETTGLSSSTPESETVRPSSREPSTELSTSTNTPRGTVTVEHSTLPPVTQTATSSSVKSSTDLLVGTTTESVTGTTGLSSSTSEKETVRPSSVEPSTNLLTSTSTPRGPVTVEHSTLPPVTQTATSSSVKSSTDLLVGTTTESDTGTSVLPTSTTENETVRSSSIEPSTDLLTSTNVPPSTVTAEHTTRTSERETTEHSTVDPSTEIIVVTSTIIVTENPQRPTNTARNETVSPSSVEPSTDLLTSTNTPTGTVTVEHSTLPPVTETATSSSFKSSTDLTVGPTTESVTGTTGLSSSTSEKETVRPSSVEPSTNLLTSTSTSAGTVTVEHSTLPPVTQTATSSSLKPATDLLVGTTTESVTETSGLSRSTPENETVRPSSLEPSTELLTSTSTPRDTVTVEHSTLPPVTQTVTSSSAATSTDLTVGPTTESVTGTTGLSSSTSEKETVRPSSVEPSTNLLTSTSTSAGTVTVEHSTLPPVTQTATSSSLKPATDLLVGTTTESVTETSGLSRSTPENETVRPSSLEPSTELLTSTSTPRDTVTVEHSTLPPVTQTVTSSSAATSTDLTVGPTTESVTGTTGLSSSTSEKETVRPSSVEPSTNLLTSTSTSAGTVTVEHSTLPSVTQTATSSSLKPATDLLVGTTTESVTETSGLSRSTPENETVRPSSLEPSTELLTSTSTPRDTVTVEHSTLPPVTQTVTSLSAATSTDLTVGPTTESVTGTTGLSSSTSEKETVRPSSVEPSTDLLTSTSTSTSTVTFEHSTFTPVTQTVTSSLETSTYLSTASNTNPLTETAEPSTHSPVTDTRSSSSINSSTAPSRSTTSESVPETTDLSTHISLTESVFTTSPESSTNLISVSTAGTISSTIESSTNVNSVKLSSTSESPMDKTVCTTLGFFPNPNDCSKFFRCVQVDDVFTRIDFVCPDETVWDQELLRCNSVSVSHSNCKNSPPDIDDEPDMSGDDNMCPIGKLSGDQIALVCPTGFRKHPKYCNIFYQCTSESNLDINIALFACPEGTIYNHNEMQCVFASTANYRMFGCKNVLLNPMANSVPILTVPSTQLCPSEGSFSYHPGCSNAYFKCKRNRKGLLQGYLYKCPVDYVFSPFSRNCEPAKYFPLCLNPTQNFQTNSYSSGLYLTHHNIFYIGKQLS; encoded by the exons atgtGGAGGATCATCTGCCTTATAACTACTTTTTTAACGTTCGGATACGGTTTTTCTGATCCATCTGACAATACGTCTGAAGCTTTTCCACTGGAATACG AACTTGAAATACAAGATAGTTACACCTTCCATTTGTTCAAATGCGAGGAAGTGGGTAACTTTCCTCATCCTCTCAATTGCAAATTGTTTTATGAGTGTAGTTTATACAAGCATGGACGTTACCGTCGTTTCCTTCGTAAATGCAAGATAGGATTTGTCTTTTCGACAAATTTAGGCAAATGTACTTATCCTCAAGAAAGTGGGAGACCAGAATGCAGTGGTAAAGGAATCTTAACGACACCATCACGGCCTACAA AACATCCTTCATCTAAAATAACTAAAGTGCCCACGCATCGAACTACTACACGCAAAAATAAAACGCATTTAAAAACTACTATCTTACCGACTTTGCCACCGAAAATAGAGTGCCTTGCGGAAGGTTTCATGGCACATCCTACGGATTGTGCGAAatattacgtatgtatttcgCGAATCAATAATACATTTCAAGTCTTTGAAATGAAATGTAAACTTGGGACAATATGGgatcgagaaaaggaaatttgCAGCCATCGTTGGAAAGTACGAAACCCTCGTTGTGGCCCATATATTACAG ATGAACCAACTACTAGAAGTACTGAGGATGTTACCAAGGCTACACAGCATTCTACACATAAGCTAATAACTGAAATTCTTACGTCTACATCGATTCAACAAACAACAG GTTTAACTACTGGAACTGTTACTCAAACATCAGCGCATTCTGTAAGTACAGAAGCTACTGTAACAATTCCACCTTCATCGACTGATGCAAGAACTGATAAAAGTACTGAACCTGTTACTCAGACCACAGAATTAACACCTAAATCAATGACTGAGACAATTACACATTCATCAGTTAAACCATCGACAATCCTACCAACCAGTCCGAGTACTAAAGTCATTACAGAAACTAGATCGCCTTCATCGGCTGAATCCTCCACAGACCTATTAGTTGGGACAAGTACTGAATCTCTAACAGAGACTGCAGATGTGTCAACAAGTACACCAGTAACTCAAAAAGGTTCTTCATCGTCAGAGAAATCATCGACAGATCGAGCGTCTAGCACAAAAATTGATCCTTCATCGGTAGAACCATCGACAAAATCATTGACAAGTACAAGTACTCCAGTTGGCACGCTAACGGCAAAGTCTTCTACACTTACAACAGTAACAGAAGCTGTAACGTCTTCATCCATTAAGCCAGCAACAGATCTACTAGTTGGAACAAGTACTGAAAGTGTTACCGGAACTTCTGGGCTTTCAACGAGTACACAAGAAAATGAGACAGTTCGTCCATCTTCGGTTGAGCCATCCACAGATCTTTTGACGAGTACAAGTACTCCAGCAGGCACTGTAACAGTTGAGCATTCTACACTTCCACCAGTAACACAAACAGTAACGTCTTCATCCGATAAATCGTCTACAGATCTACTAGTTGGAACAACTACTGAAAGTGTTAGCAAAACTTCCGGACTTTCGACGAGTACATCAGAAAATGAGACAGTTCGACCTTCTTCAATTGAGCCATCTACAGACCTATTGACAAGTACAAATGTACCACCTAGTACCGTTACGGCAGAGCATACTACAAGGACatcggaaaaagaaacaacagaaCATACAACTGTTGACCCATCCACTAAAATAATAGTTGTTACAAGTACCATTATTGTCACTGAAAATCCACAGCATCCGACGAATACAACAGAGAATGAGACAGTTTCTCCTTCGTCGGTTGAGCCATCCACTGATCTTTTGACGAGTACCAGTACTCCAAGAGGCTCTGTAACAGTTGAACATTCTACACTTCCACCAGTAACACAAACAGTAACGTCCTCATCCGTTAAATCGTCTACAGACCTACCAGTTGGACCAACTACTGAAACCATTACTGAAACTACTGGACTTTCGTCGAGTACACCAGAAAGTGAGACCGTTCGACCTTCTTCACGTGAGCCATCCACCGAACTCTCGACGAGTACCAATACTCCAAGAGGCACTGTAACAGTTGAGCATTCTACACTTCCACCAGTAACACAAACAGTAACATCTTCATCGGCTGCAACAAGTACAGACCTAACAGTTGGACCAACTACTGAAACCATTACTAAAACTACTGGACTTTCGTCGAGTACACCAGAAAGTGAGACCGTTCGACCTTCTTCACGTGAGCCATCCACCGAACTCTCGACGAGTACCAATACTCCAAGAG GCACTGTAACAGTTGAACATTCTACACTTCCACAAGTAACACAAACAGCAACGTCTTCATCCGTTAAATCGTCTACAGACTTACTAGTTGGAACAACTACTGAAAGTGTCACCGGAACTACTGGGCTTTCGTCAAGTacatcagaaaaagaaactgttCGTTCTTCTTCGGTTGAGCCATCCACTGATCTTTTAACGAGTACCAGTACTCCAAGAGGCTCTGTAACAGTTGAACATTCTACACTTCCACCAGTAACACAAACAGTAACGTCCTCATCCGTTAAATCGTCTACAGACCTACCAGTTGGACCAACTACTGAAACCATTACTGAAACTACTGGACTTTCGTCGAGTACTCCAGAAAGTGAGACCGTTCGACCTTCTTCACGTGAGCCATCCACCGAACTCTCGACGAGTACCAATACTCCAAGAGGCACTGTAACAGTTGAGCATTCTACACTTCCACCAGTAACACAAACAGTAACATCTTCATCCGTTAAATCGTCTACAGACTTACTAGTTGGAACAACTACTGAAAGTGTTACCGGAACTACTGGGCTTTCATCAAGTacatcagaaaaagaaactgttCGTCCTTCTTCGGTTGAGCCATCCACTGATCTTTTGACGAGTACAAGTACTCCAAGAGGCACTGTAACAGTTGAACATTCTACACTTCCACCAGTAACACAAACAGTAACGTCCTCATCCGTTAAATCGTCTACAGACCTACCAGTTGGACCAACTACTGAAACCATTACTGAAACTACTGGACTTTCGTCGAGTACTCCAGAAAGTGAGACCGTTCGACCTTCTTCACGTGAGCCATCCACCGAACTCTCGACGAGTACCAATACTCCAAGAG GCACTGTAACAGTTGAGCATTCTACACTTCCACCAGTAACACAAACAGCAACGTCTTCATCCGTTAAATCGTCTACAGAC TTACTAGTTGGAACAACTACTGAAAGTGTTACCGGAACTACTGGGCTTTCATCAAGTacatcagaaaaagaaactgttCGTCCTTCTTCGGTTGAGCCATCCACCAATCTATTGACTAGTACAAGTACTCCAAGAGGCCCTGTAACAGTTGAGCATTCTACACTTCCACCAGTAACACAAACAGCAACGTCTTCATCCGTTAAATCGTCTACAGACCTACTAGTTGGAACAACTACTGAAAGTGATACCGGCACTTCAGTGCTTCCGACGAGTACAACAGAAAATGAGACAGTTCGTTCTTCTTCAATTGAGCCATCTACAGACCTGTTGACAAGTACAAATGTACCACCTAGTACGGTTACGGCAGAGCATACCACAAGGACATCGGAAAGAGAAACAACAGAACATTCAACTGTTGATCCATCCACTGAAATAATAGTTGTTACAAGTACCATAATTGTCACTGAAAATCCACAGCGTCCGACGAATACAGCACGGAATGAGACAGTTTCTCCTTCGTCGGTTGAGCCATCCACCGATCTATTGACGAGTACGAATACTCCAACAGGCACTGTAACAGTTGAGCATTCTACGCTTCCACCAGTAACAGAAACAGCAACGTCTTCTTCCTTTAAATCGTCTACAGAC CTAACAGTTGGACCAACTACTGAAAGTGTTACCGGAACTACTGGGCTTTCGTCAAGTacatcagaaaaagaaactgttCGTCCTTCTTCGGTTGAGCCATCCACCAATCTATTGACTAGTACAAGTACTTCTGCAGGCACTGTAACAGTTGAACATTCTACACTTCCCCCAGTAACACAAACAGCAACGTCTTCATCCTTGAAACCGGCTACAGATCTACTAGTTGGAACAACTACTGAAAGTGTTACTGAGACTTCTGGTCTTTCAAGGAGTACACCAGAAAATGAGACCGTTCGACCTTCTTCTCTTGAGCCATCCACCGAACTCTTGACGAGTACCAGTACTCCAAGAGACACTGTAACAGTTGAGCATTCTACACTTCCACCAGTAACACAAACAGTAACGTCTTCATCGGCTGCAACAAGTACAGACCTAACAGTTGGACCAACTACTGAAAGTGTTACCGGAACTACTGGGCTTTCGTCAAGTacatcagaaaaagaaactgttCGTCCTTCTTCGGTTGAGCCATCCACCAATCTATTGACTAGTACAAGTACTTCTGCAGGCACTGTAACAGTTGAACATTCTACACTTCCCCCAGTAACACAAACAGCAACGTCTTCATCCTTGAAACCGGCTACAGATCTACTAGTTGGAACAACTACTGAAAGTGTTACTGAGACTTCTGGTCTTTCAAGGAGTACACCAGAAAATGAGACCGTTCGACCTTCTTCTCTTGAGCCATCCACCGAACTCTTGACGAGTACCAGTACTCCAAGAGACACTGTAACAGTTGAGCATTCTACACTTCCACCAGTAACACAAACAGTAACGTCTTCATCGGCTGCAACAAGTACAGACCTAACAGTTGGACCAACTACTGAAAGTGTTACCGGAACTACTGGGCTTTCGTCAAGTacatcagaaaaagaaactgttCGTCCTTCTTCGGTTGAGCCATCCACCAATCTATTGACTAGTACAAGTACTTCTGCAGGCACTGTAACAGTTGAACATTCTACACTTCCCTCAGTAACACAAACAGCAACGTCTTCATCCTTGAAACCGGCTACAGATCTACTAGTTGGAACAACTACTGAAAGTGTTACTGAGACTTCTGGTCTTTCAAGGAGTACACCAGAAAATGAGACCGTTCGACCTTCTTCTCTTGAGCCATCCACCGAACTCTTGACGAGTACCAGTACTCCAAGAGACACTGTAACAGTTGAGCATTCTACACTTCCACCAGTAACACAAACAGTAACGTCTTTATCGGCTGCAACAAGTACAGAC CTAACAGTTGGACCAACTACTGAAAGTGTTACCGGAACTACTGGGCTTTCGTCAAGTacatcagaaaaagaaactgttCGTCCTTCTTCGGTTGAGCCATCCACCGATCTATTGACTAGTACAAGTACTTCTACAAGCACTGTAACATTTGAACATTCTACATTTACACCAGTAACACAAACTGTAACGTCTTCGTTAGAAACATCGACATATCTATCAACAGCTTCTAATACAAACCCTCTTACTGAAACTGCTGAGCCGTCAACACATTCACCAGTAACTGATACTCGTTCGTCTTCCTCCATTAATTCATCTACGGCTCCTTCTAGAAGTACTACTTCTGAGAGTGTTCCCGAAACGACAGATCTTTCTACACATATATCTTTAACCGAATCTGTCTTTACTACATCTCCTGAATCTTCAACAAACTTAATATCTGTTTCAACTGCTGGAACCATATCTTCTACTATAGAATCTTCAACTAATGTTAACTCCGTGAAACTGTCGTCTACTTCAGAATCTCCTATGGATAAAACAGTATGCACAACCCTTGGTTTCTTCCCGAATCCCAATGATTGCTCTAAGTTCTTCAGATGTGTCCAAGTTGACGATGTATTTACTAGAATCGATTTCGTTTGTCCCGATGAAACTGTTTGGGATCAAGAATTGTTACGTTGCAATTCTGTGTCTGTATCACATTCTAATTGTAAGAATAGTCCACCAGATATAGATGATGAACCTGATATGTCAGGGGACGATAACATGTGTCCTATTGGAAAATTATCTGGTGATCAAATAGCACTTGTTTGTCCTACAGGATTTCGAAAACATcctaaatattgtaatattttctacCAGTGCACATCTGAGAGTAATTTGGATATTAATATTGCCTTGTTTGCATGTCCCGAAGGTACGATTTACAATCATAATGAAATGCAATGTGTTTTCGCAAGTACGGCTAATTACCGTATGTTTGGCTGTAAGAATGTTCTTTTGAATCCAATGGCTAACTCAGTTCCTATC ttgACCGTTCCATCTACACAGCTTTGTCCATCCGAAGGCTCGTTCTCATATCATCCAGGTTGTTCAAATGCATACTTCAAATGCAAACGCAATCGAAAAGGCTTACTACAAGGCTATCTCTATAAATGTCCTGTTGATTACGTGTTCTCTCCGTTTTCAAGAAATTGCGAACCAGCAAAATATTTTCCACTTTGTTTAAATCCTACTCagaattttcaaacgaattcaTACTCTAGTGGTTTATATTTGACCCATCATAACATCTTTTATATTGGAAAACAATTatcttag